Proteins from a single region of Chloroherpeton thalassium ATCC 35110:
- the lpdA gene encoding dihydrolipoyl dehydrogenase gives MSKESANKTPHEFDFDIAVIGSGPGGYECAIRASQLGYKTCIIEKEQTLGGVCLNWGCIPTKSLLKNAEVIHTLKDAEEFGIKLNGFEIDFTKVIRRSRKVATKMAKGVEFLMKKNKIEVKKGYGKLKSAHEIEISYEKDGSSEVVSSQHIILATGTKARSIPSVPVDRERIITSYEAMVLKEKPESLTVIGAGAIGMEFAYFYNAVGTKVTVVELMPQILPNEDEEIATTLAKELKKQGIEILTDAQVQKAEAVENGVKTTVKLKDGSEKELQSDYALVAIGLTGNVENLGLEEVGVETERGFIKVDEFGRTNVEGVYAIGDVAGGILLAHKASVEGINCVEKIAGLSPEPLDPMSIPACTYCQPSVAHLGMTEKQALEKGYEIKVGKFPFMASGKATASGHNEGMVKLIFDKKYGELLGAHIIGYEATEMIAELGMAKKLEATSEWIHKTVHAHPTFSEAVKEAAAAADGEAINI, from the coding sequence ATGTCTAAAGAGTCTGCAAACAAAACCCCCCATGAATTTGATTTTGACATTGCCGTAATTGGTTCTGGTCCAGGCGGTTATGAATGTGCTATTCGCGCCTCGCAGTTGGGCTACAAAACTTGCATCATTGAAAAAGAACAAACGCTGGGTGGCGTGTGTCTAAATTGGGGCTGCATTCCAACAAAGTCGCTCCTGAAAAATGCGGAGGTGATTCACACGCTAAAAGATGCAGAGGAGTTTGGAATAAAGTTAAATGGCTTTGAAATTGATTTTACGAAGGTCATTCGCCGCAGCCGCAAGGTAGCCACAAAGATGGCCAAAGGCGTTGAGTTTTTGATGAAGAAAAACAAGATCGAAGTTAAAAAGGGCTACGGAAAATTGAAGTCGGCGCACGAAATCGAAATTTCTTACGAGAAAGACGGCTCGTCGGAAGTCGTTAGCTCGCAGCACATCATTTTGGCGACGGGCACGAAAGCGCGATCCATTCCGAGCGTTCCGGTCGATAGGGAACGCATTATCACGAGCTACGAGGCGATGGTTTTGAAGGAAAAGCCGGAAAGCTTAACCGTGATTGGCGCGGGCGCAATCGGGATGGAGTTTGCTTATTTTTATAACGCCGTTGGCACGAAGGTTACGGTTGTGGAATTGATGCCGCAAATTTTGCCGAACGAGGACGAAGAAATCGCTACAACGCTCGCAAAGGAACTCAAAAAACAAGGCATCGAGATTTTGACCGATGCGCAAGTCCAAAAAGCCGAAGCGGTGGAAAACGGTGTGAAGACGACCGTCAAATTGAAGGACGGTTCAGAAAAAGAGCTTCAGTCGGATTATGCGCTTGTGGCTATTGGCCTCACCGGAAATGTGGAAAATCTGGGTTTGGAGGAAGTCGGCGTAGAAACCGAGCGTGGTTTCATCAAGGTAGATGAATTCGGCAGAACGAATGTCGAAGGCGTTTATGCAATTGGTGATGTGGCGGGCGGCATTTTGCTCGCGCATAAAGCATCGGTGGAAGGCATCAACTGCGTTGAAAAAATTGCTGGCCTTTCGCCCGAGCCGCTCGACCCGATGAGCATTCCAGCCTGCACGTATTGTCAGCCGTCCGTCGCTCATTTGGGCATGACGGAAAAGCAAGCCCTTGAAAAAGGCTATGAGATTAAAGTTGGCAAATTTCCATTTATGGCGTCTGGCAAAGCGACGGCATCAGGCCATAATGAGGGGATGGTAAAGCTGATTTTTGATAAAAAATACGGCGAACTGCTCGGGGCGCACATCATTGGGTATGAAGCAACAGAAATGATTGCCGAACTGGGCATGGCCAAGAAGCTGGAAGCAACCTCGGAGTGGATTCACAAAACCGTTCATGCGCATCCAACTTTCTCTGAAGCGGTTAAAGAAGCTGCCGCTGCAGCTGATGGCGAGGCGATTAATATTTGA
- a CDS encoding MBL fold metallo-hydrolase produces the protein MANKEYRRAKNVAGSFFVDCTCIDCDTCRWMAPEIFHRNAGQSAIFHQPTNDIEETHALQALFSCPTSSIGTTQKSAPVTDVLASFPILIDDNVLHCGFHSEKSYGAASYFIHRPEGNILIDSPRFALPLVKKFEELGGIRYLYFTHQDDVADHEKFHKHFGAKRIIHEADLTAHVGAAEIVIKETIPYELDSDLLIIPVPGHTKGHTVLLYREKFLFSGDHLAYSPKLEHLYAFKSVCWYFWPAQIESMEKLLFNYSFEWVLPGHGRRFHATKEEMKCQLEKCIDWMKKAP, from the coding sequence GTGGCAAACAAAGAATATCGTAGAGCGAAAAATGTTGCCGGAAGCTTTTTTGTCGATTGTACTTGTATTGATTGCGACACTTGCCGCTGGATGGCGCCAGAAATCTTTCATCGAAATGCTGGGCAATCAGCTATTTTTCATCAACCCACCAACGACATCGAAGAAACACATGCGCTCCAAGCCCTTTTTTCCTGCCCAACTTCATCCATTGGCACCACACAAAAATCTGCTCCCGTAACAGATGTGCTCGCAAGCTTCCCGATTTTGATTGACGATAACGTTTTGCATTGTGGCTTTCATTCGGAAAAATCCTATGGCGCTGCCAGCTATTTTATCCATCGCCCTGAAGGCAACATTTTGATCGATTCACCGCGCTTTGCCCTGCCTCTTGTGAAAAAATTTGAAGAACTTGGCGGCATTCGCTATCTGTATTTTACCCACCAAGACGATGTGGCCGATCATGAGAAATTCCACAAACACTTTGGCGCAAAACGCATTATCCACGAAGCTGATCTCACCGCACACGTTGGTGCGGCGGAAATCGTTATCAAAGAAACGATTCCCTACGAACTGGATTCCGATTTGCTGATTATTCCCGTTCCTGGCCACACCAAAGGACATACAGTTCTCCTTTACCGAGAGAAATTCCTTTTTTCGGGCGATCATCTCGCTTATTCGCCCAAGCTTGAACATCTGTACGCATTCAAAAGCGTTTGCTGGTATTTTTGGCCAGCGCAAATCGAATCTATGGAAAAACTGCTTTTTAATTATTCGTTTGAATGGGTTTTGCCAGGACACGGTCGGCGCTTTCATGCTACAAAAGAAGAAATGAAATGTCAACTGGAGAAATGTATTGATTGGATGAAAAAAGCCCCTTAA
- a CDS encoding response regulator transcription factor, which produces MNRRILLVFEKEPQHISAFREWLQLGQEDYDVEHISMEEAFLQRVNDFFPASCFVLLSLDSISPAHRQSFLQRVRASGSVAKLVLLVAPELEDEAIDMVGAFADDYVLTDSPKRLRLLLKQVQEKIPSCKMRCQSFNLLKMGLAPFLMAQMRR; this is translated from the coding sequence ATGAACAGACGTATTCTGCTGGTTTTTGAAAAAGAGCCGCAACATATATCTGCGTTTCGAGAATGGCTTCAACTCGGCCAAGAAGATTATGATGTTGAACACATTTCTATGGAGGAAGCGTTTCTTCAGCGCGTAAATGACTTTTTTCCGGCGTCTTGCTTTGTGCTGCTTTCGTTAGATTCAATTTCGCCTGCGCATCGTCAGTCATTTCTGCAGCGTGTTCGTGCAAGCGGATCGGTTGCCAAACTGGTGTTGTTGGTGGCGCCGGAACTCGAAGATGAGGCTATTGATATGGTGGGCGCATTTGCTGATGATTATGTGCTAACCGACTCGCCAAAGCGCCTGCGATTGCTGTTAAAACAGGTTCAGGAAAAAATCCCTTCTTGCAAAATGCGCTGCCAAAGCTTCAACCTGTTGAAAATGGGCTTGGCTCCATTTTTGATGGCGCAGATGAGGCGCTAA
- a CDS encoding PAS domain S-box protein: MQNALPKLQPVENGLGSIFDGADEALILHDFNGKIIDGNRSACEQLGYTKAELRQLSIKDVASSRFYQFFHERVSLVRQKGFAFFEASHITKEGKEIPIEVSCLLMANNGEPAILVSARDISDRKDAERVRTESAFIQSTISELVSDFIFKNVMHEDGTIEPIWTVGAMKKCTGFSLEELKALPNGWHSILHPDDVAKVESVLKKILSNEKIYHEYRIFYAATEEVRWVGEHIHPVWDDEKQRVTAFYGAVQNITEKKQAESAFREATLWLKSTFNALDAAIFIATADRKLVDMNKSAERMFGYSRQELLGLSSEHLHVDRAHFIAFGKRLQRSFKRGETARFEFEWKRKNGEIFPTEHVVTSLVQDDGKLLGILSVVRDISERRRAEIAIRESERKYRLLAENSSDIIVMFDKNFRITYASPSAERLTGFSMAEALAMQFKDVLTPESFQKSMQIFHARRTMFSNSRGMNYEVRMELQHVRKDGSTFWAEDILMPIWNEHHLLDGFLVTVRDISDRKKAEDSLRESEANLSALISNSEDQVWSVDQNYNLIVANVIFHEKFKSQFGVDLKIGESVLPIEVPERLRKKWRSIYNKALRGDRFRIQRKQGKEAQEYIDYLFNPIKTATGEVVGTTISGRDVTELIQARQLLEAESSFRHSIITSLSEGLSVCHDIDDAPFMKFTIWNDQMGKITGYTKDEINRTGWLFSLYPEKALQEKVQQRIQQMRNGQDVLHEEWEITHASGQKRTVLISMSLLHTNDGKQHFLSLMLDITERKQTERALFESQNRYRVATFAGKVGVWDWNVQTGEIFVDPHLKILLGYEEQDLSNHIDAWRVIIPSEDLALIEKSIEQHIENRTPHFEIAHRMFNKDGTVRWFLRRGYAVRKKGEVVRIVGTDTDITERKRVEESLTVREATLQGIFKAAQVGIGFSRRQILQEANDMLCQILGYQKEEMIGQHVKCFYSTEEEFVRVEKKKREQIEKYGASNVEMKGRCKDGTIIDLMLSIAPIRPKSIADGVIFTALDITQRKISETALRESEARYRTVSELMSDYIYSVLITNEGKMVLEWMTSGYAKITGSSPGESGWREKLLNMIFPADQALFTQHLQKARSGQKSKVEVRILSKNREQRWLRDYIKPIFEPGTGKLIRLVGAMQDITERKWAEAAMKESSKKYRLLAENSSDVIATLDKNLNFTYISPAVRRLLGYEPEEVLRMTPEDLLTEDSYRMAMKEYASRMEKMRYGQMWLYDFREEIELKRKDGLTVFAEYISTPLLDSDGQLIGFLTTARNITKRKHAEAALRLSEEKFSKAFRSSPDAMMIMRLSDGVYIDANDAFLEITGYSRDEVMGRTAFELGIWLSSKERERLISLLKQYKFVRNFEAPYVIKSGEPRFCQLSAEIIDIKGEPHIITIARDVTQKKRIEEKIYFQASLLEQVRNIVFVTDMEGRVTYWNHFAEIVYQWTSSEVVGKNAIDLLVPKAEQPLATKLYFHALEKGYWEGEQQLMRKDGRAFPCFCAVTLLKDPEGKNIGVIRVGTDVSERRELEEQLRQAQKMEAVGRLTGGVAHDFNNLLTAVLGNAEILEKKLTGNEFVLKNIERIKASATRGSELTRKLLTFSRQKKGFSKPVQINKCIENVIGLMEHTIDKRIDVLTSLCSENLVVMGDENQLEMVLLNLAVNASDAMSPVLDMKKEGKLCFETRIEKISKTFAEQHQLELAQSYVRISVSDTGTGIPDEIRQKIFEPFFTTKDIESGTGLGLAITYGAVKSHRGAILLESEVGVGSTFHIYLPRYKS; the protein is encoded by the coding sequence TTGCAAAATGCGCTGCCAAAGCTTCAACCTGTTGAAAATGGGCTTGGCTCCATTTTTGATGGCGCAGATGAGGCGCTAATCCTTCACGATTTTAATGGGAAAATTATAGATGGAAATCGGTCGGCCTGTGAGCAGCTGGGTTATACAAAGGCTGAGTTGCGCCAGCTTTCAATTAAGGACGTTGCTTCCTCAAGGTTTTATCAGTTTTTCCACGAGCGGGTAAGCCTCGTTCGCCAAAAAGGCTTTGCATTTTTTGAAGCATCTCATATTACAAAAGAGGGCAAGGAAATCCCGATTGAAGTGAGCTGCTTGCTTATGGCGAACAATGGCGAGCCGGCTATATTGGTTAGCGCTCGAGATATTTCTGATAGGAAAGATGCCGAGCGGGTGCGCACGGAAAGCGCGTTCATTCAAAGTACGATTTCCGAGTTGGTCTCCGATTTTATCTTTAAAAATGTCATGCACGAGGACGGGACCATTGAGCCCATCTGGACGGTTGGCGCAATGAAAAAGTGCACCGGTTTTTCATTAGAAGAACTCAAAGCGCTTCCGAATGGATGGCATTCTATCTTGCACCCTGACGATGTGGCTAAGGTTGAATCGGTTTTGAAAAAGATCCTTTCGAATGAAAAAATTTATCATGAGTATCGCATTTTTTACGCAGCCACAGAAGAAGTTCGGTGGGTGGGAGAGCACATTCACCCGGTTTGGGACGACGAGAAGCAGCGGGTAACCGCTTTTTACGGCGCTGTGCAAAACATCACGGAAAAGAAACAAGCAGAGTCTGCTTTTCGTGAGGCCACATTGTGGCTAAAAAGCACCTTCAATGCGCTCGACGCGGCTATCTTTATTGCGACAGCGGATCGCAAGCTGGTTGATATGAACAAATCCGCAGAGCGCATGTTTGGGTATTCACGCCAAGAGCTGCTCGGGCTTTCTTCTGAACACCTTCATGTGGATAGAGCGCATTTCATTGCATTTGGGAAACGGTTGCAGCGATCATTCAAGCGCGGGGAAACGGCTCGTTTCGAGTTTGAATGGAAGCGCAAAAACGGCGAGATTTTTCCAACTGAGCATGTGGTCACTTCGCTGGTTCAAGATGATGGAAAGCTATTGGGCATTTTGAGCGTTGTCCGAGATATTTCGGAACGGCGGCGAGCAGAAATTGCCATTCGAGAAAGTGAACGAAAGTATCGGTTGCTGGCTGAAAATTCCAGCGACATTATTGTGATGTTTGATAAGAATTTCCGCATCACTTACGCCAGTCCTTCTGCCGAGCGCCTCACCGGTTTTTCAATGGCTGAGGCATTAGCGATGCAGTTTAAAGACGTGCTCACCCCCGAATCATTTCAAAAATCCATGCAGATTTTTCACGCCAGGCGAACAATGTTTAGCAATTCGCGCGGGATGAATTATGAGGTTCGCATGGAACTTCAGCATGTGCGCAAAGATGGCTCCACATTTTGGGCGGAAGATATTTTGATGCCCATTTGGAACGAGCACCATTTGCTCGATGGCTTCCTTGTTACGGTGCGAGATATTTCGGATCGGAAAAAAGCCGAAGACTCGCTCAGGGAAAGTGAAGCTAATTTAAGTGCGCTGATTAGCAACTCTGAAGATCAAGTTTGGTCGGTTGATCAAAATTACAATCTGATTGTCGCCAATGTCATATTTCATGAGAAATTTAAAAGTCAATTTGGCGTTGATTTAAAAATCGGTGAAAGTGTCTTGCCCATAGAAGTGCCAGAGCGCTTGCGCAAAAAATGGCGTTCGATTTATAACAAAGCGCTTCGTGGCGATCGATTTCGCATTCAAAGAAAGCAAGGTAAAGAAGCGCAAGAATACATCGATTACCTGTTTAATCCGATAAAAACGGCCACAGGCGAGGTGGTTGGAACTACCATTTCAGGGCGCGATGTCACTGAACTGATTCAAGCAAGGCAATTGCTTGAAGCTGAGAGCTCGTTCCGCCACAGTATCATTACCAGTCTTTCGGAAGGTTTGAGCGTTTGCCACGACATCGATGATGCACCTTTTATGAAATTTACCATCTGGAATGATCAGATGGGTAAAATCACCGGTTACACGAAGGATGAAATCAACCGAACCGGATGGCTTTTCTCCTTGTATCCTGAAAAAGCCTTGCAGGAAAAAGTGCAGCAACGCATTCAGCAAATGCGTAACGGCCAAGATGTGTTGCACGAGGAATGGGAAATTACACACGCCAGTGGGCAGAAACGCACGGTTTTAATTTCCATGTCGCTGTTGCATACCAATGATGGCAAGCAACATTTTCTCTCGTTAATGCTGGACATCACCGAGCGCAAGCAAACAGAACGAGCGCTTTTCGAAAGTCAAAATCGCTATCGAGTGGCGACGTTTGCGGGAAAAGTGGGCGTGTGGGATTGGAATGTGCAAACCGGCGAAATATTTGTCGATCCGCATCTTAAAATCTTGCTGGGTTATGAAGAACAAGATCTTTCCAATCACATCGATGCGTGGCGAGTGATTATTCCGTCGGAAGACCTCGCCTTAATTGAAAAAAGTATAGAACAGCACATAGAGAATAGAACCCCGCATTTTGAGATTGCGCATCGGATGTTTAATAAAGATGGAACGGTTCGTTGGTTTTTGCGGCGCGGTTATGCCGTCAGAAAAAAAGGTGAAGTGGTTCGAATTGTCGGCACAGATACAGACATTACCGAGCGCAAAAGAGTTGAGGAATCGCTTACGGTGCGAGAAGCGACTTTGCAAGGTATTTTCAAAGCGGCGCAGGTGGGTATCGGCTTTTCGAGGCGGCAGATTTTGCAAGAAGCCAACGATATGCTCTGCCAGATTTTAGGCTATCAAAAAGAAGAAATGATAGGCCAACATGTGAAGTGTTTTTATAGCACCGAAGAAGAGTTTGTGCGTGTTGAAAAGAAAAAACGCGAGCAGATCGAAAAATATGGCGCAAGCAATGTTGAAATGAAAGGTCGCTGCAAAGACGGGACGATCATAGATCTGATGCTTAGCATTGCGCCAATTCGGCCAAAAAGCATCGCGGACGGCGTCATTTTTACAGCGTTGGATATTACGCAGCGCAAAATTTCAGAAACAGCGCTCAGAGAAAGCGAAGCGCGTTATCGCACCGTGTCGGAACTGATGTCCGATTACATCTATTCCGTGTTGATTACCAATGAGGGAAAAATGGTGCTGGAATGGATGACCAGCGGATATGCAAAAATCACAGGCAGTTCGCCCGGAGAAAGTGGATGGCGCGAGAAGCTCTTGAACATGATCTTTCCTGCAGATCAGGCCTTATTTACCCAACATTTGCAAAAAGCGCGATCCGGTCAAAAAAGCAAGGTGGAAGTGCGCATTCTCTCCAAAAATAGAGAGCAGCGCTGGCTTCGCGATTACATTAAACCCATTTTTGAGCCTGGCACGGGCAAGCTGATCCGACTTGTGGGTGCTATGCAAGATATCACCGAAAGAAAATGGGCAGAAGCAGCCATGAAGGAAAGCAGCAAGAAATATCGTCTCCTGGCTGAAAACTCAAGTGATGTCATCGCCACGTTGGATAAAAACTTGAATTTTACCTACATCAGTCCGGCGGTTCGTCGGTTGCTTGGATATGAGCCGGAAGAAGTGCTTCGCATGACACCAGAAGATCTTTTAACGGAGGATTCTTATCGCATGGCGATGAAAGAATATGCGAGTCGCATGGAAAAAATGCGTTACGGGCAAATGTGGCTGTATGATTTTCGCGAGGAAATTGAGTTGAAAAGAAAAGACGGCTTAACTGTTTTCGCTGAGTACATTTCAACGCCGCTATTGGATTCTGATGGTCAATTGATCGGGTTTTTGACCACTGCCCGCAACATCACAAAGCGAAAGCATGCCGAAGCTGCTTTGCGTCTTTCGGAAGAAAAGTTTTCGAAAGCATTTCGCTCCAGCCCCGATGCAATGATGATCATGCGCCTTTCTGATGGTGTGTATATCGATGCAAATGACGCCTTTCTTGAAATAACCGGTTATAGCAGAGACGAGGTGATGGGTCGCACGGCTTTCGAGCTCGGAATTTGGCTTTCTTCAAAGGAAAGGGAGCGATTGATTAGCCTGCTAAAACAGTATAAGTTTGTTCGCAATTTTGAAGCGCCGTATGTGATAAAATCCGGTGAGCCGCGTTTCTGTCAGCTTTCAGCCGAGATTATTGACATCAAAGGCGAGCCCCATATCATTACCATCGCACGAGATGTGACCCAGAAAAAGCGCATCGAAGAGAAAATTTACTTTCAGGCGTCGCTGCTCGAGCAAGTTCGAAATATCGTGTTTGTAACCGACATGGAAGGACGGGTGACTTATTGGAATCACTTTGCGGAAATTGTCTATCAATGGACCAGCAGCGAAGTGGTGGGCAAAAATGCGATCGACCTGCTTGTGCCGAAAGCTGAGCAGCCACTTGCAACCAAACTATATTTTCACGCGCTTGAAAAAGGTTATTGGGAAGGTGAGCAGCAACTCATGCGCAAAGATGGCCGCGCCTTTCCCTGTTTTTGCGCCGTGACGCTTCTCAAAGATCCAGAAGGGAAAAACATCGGCGTGATTCGCGTGGGGACGGATGTCAGTGAGCGTAGAGAATTGGAAGAGCAATTGCGCCAGGCTCAAAAGATGGAAGCCGTTGGCCGATTAACCGGCGGGGTGGCTCACGATTTCAATAATTTGCTAACAGCCGTTCTTGGAAATGCTGAGATATTGGAGAAAAAGCTCACGGGAAACGAATTTGTTTTGAAAAACATCGAGCGAATTAAAGCATCGGCCACGCGCGGATCGGAGCTCACACGCAAACTTTTAACTTTTTCTCGTCAAAAGAAAGGCTTCAGTAAACCTGTTCAGATAAATAAGTGTATTGAAAATGTCATTGGTTTAATGGAGCACACAATCGATAAGCGTATTGACGTTTTAACTTCGCTTTGTTCAGAAAATCTGGTGGTGATGGGGGACGAAAATCAGCTGGAGATGGTGCTGCTAAACCTGGCTGTCAATGCCTCCGATGCCATGTCGCCAGTGCTGGACATGAAAAAGGAAGGCAAACTCTGTTTTGAAACACGCATCGAAAAAATAAGCAAAACATTTGCAGAGCAACATCAGCTCGAGTTGGCGCAATCCTACGTGCGCATTTCTGTTTCCGATACCGGCACGGGCATTCCCGATGAGATTCGGCAAAAGATTTTTGAGCCGTTTTTCACAACAAAGGATATAGAATCGGGAACGGGGCTGGGGTTGGCCATCACCTACGGTGCGGTGAAAAGCCATCGCGGCGCGATTTTGCTGGAAAGTGAAGTTGGTGTTGGCAGCACGTTTCATATATATCTGCCCCGTTATAAAAGCTAA
- a CDS encoding YfaP family protein, which produces MKMKMVLLLLTFFITQVATGQVLKDRKLKDDAMDAFTELDEEALTLRFFDAVTGKSIADARVEIQDIGDFVTDFEGRATFPIPEEDGYHEVQFSRSGYVETKFRIEITAGTLFFNRFSISPAMPIGYLRVVLDWDAEPGDLDAHFIKRGAYHISFRNMRVADDGIARLDRDDRNGYGPETITAKTIDEYGDYVFAVHDYTNRNESRSNALSQSKACVKVFSRDRLMGIFYVPQNEQGNYWEVFKIVNGQIIPLAQSITTMD; this is translated from the coding sequence ATGAAAATGAAAATGGTCTTGCTCCTGCTGACTTTTTTTATCACGCAGGTTGCAACTGGTCAGGTTTTGAAAGATCGAAAGTTGAAAGACGATGCCATGGATGCTTTCACCGAATTGGATGAAGAGGCATTAACGCTCAGGTTTTTTGATGCCGTTACCGGCAAGTCCATCGCGGATGCCCGGGTGGAAATTCAAGACATTGGAGATTTTGTCACGGATTTTGAAGGGCGAGCCACGTTTCCCATTCCTGAAGAGGATGGCTATCACGAAGTGCAGTTTTCGAGAAGCGGATATGTGGAAACGAAGTTTAGAATAGAAATTACGGCAGGCACGCTTTTTTTTAACCGGTTTTCCATTTCGCCGGCGATGCCAATCGGCTACTTGCGCGTGGTTCTGGATTGGGACGCCGAACCAGGCGATTTGGATGCGCATTTTATCAAGAGAGGGGCTTACCATATTTCATTTCGCAACATGAGAGTTGCAGATGATGGCATTGCCCGCCTTGACCGTGATGATAGAAATGGCTACGGCCCGGAAACCATTACAGCAAAGACAATCGATGAGTACGGCGACTATGTTTTTGCCGTCCATGATTATACCAACCGAAACGAATCGCGCTCAAATGCGCTGTCGCAATCGAAAGCTTGCGTGAAGGTATTTAGCCGCGATCGCTTGATGGGGATTTTCTACGTGCCTCAAAATGAACAGGGGAATTATTGGGAAGTTTTTAAAATCGTAAATGGACAGATCATTCCTTTAGCGCAGTCAATAACGACAATGGACTGA
- a CDS encoding BCCT family transporter, which translates to MKEKSESNKNGIFANLEIHPVVFWVSAGLTIFFVAYSLINLHQISDTFSAVKHFITDTTGWFFVLTVNITLAFSIYLLFSKFGEFRLGGAKAKPEFTYWGWFAMLFSAGMGIGLLFYSVAEPIYHYTSPPVGEGQTMAAAKTAMKFTFFHWGFHTWSIYALVALALAYFSFNRGLPLTIRSIFYPIFGERVHGALGNTIDILAAISTLFGLATSLGLGVKQVNSGLHHLFNLPQTVTVQIILIAAITFLATLSVVLGIDKGIRRLSELNLVLATLMLIFLLAIGPTIYLLDAFIQNYGMYLSNLISMGFWTEAYTQSHWQDDWTIFYWAWWISWAPFVGMFIARVSYGRTIREFMLGVLFVPTTLTFLWLTVFGNTALYTEMFGAGGIVEAVRENIAVALFVLLEKYPLTSISSFLGVIVVIVFFVTSSDSASLVVDIITAGGHPDPPIPQRIFWATMEGLVAAVLLLGGGLKALQTATITTGLPFAVVILLMAYSLYKGLNRDYQKQLNNNEASEDDVPEKITSFSEVN; encoded by the coding sequence TTGAAAGAAAAATCAGAGTCAAATAAAAACGGGATATTTGCTAATCTGGAAATTCATCCGGTTGTTTTTTGGGTTTCCGCAGGGCTCACCATCTTTTTTGTCGCTTACTCGCTCATCAATTTGCACCAAATCAGCGACACGTTTTCAGCGGTTAAACATTTCATCACCGACACAACGGGCTGGTTTTTCGTTTTAACCGTCAATATCACCTTAGCCTTTTCCATTTACTTGCTGTTCAGTAAGTTTGGAGAATTTCGACTGGGTGGCGCAAAAGCCAAGCCTGAGTTTACCTATTGGGGCTGGTTTGCGATGCTTTTCAGCGCGGGCATGGGCATCGGGCTGCTTTTTTATAGCGTCGCCGAACCGATTTACCACTACACTTCCCCGCCCGTTGGCGAAGGCCAAACAATGGCCGCAGCCAAAACCGCGATGAAGTTCACCTTTTTCCATTGGGGATTTCACACCTGGTCAATTTACGCGCTGGTCGCTCTGGCACTTGCTTATTTCTCATTTAATCGCGGGTTGCCACTGACCATTCGTTCGATTTTCTATCCCATTTTCGGGGAGCGCGTGCATGGCGCATTAGGCAACACGATTGACATCTTGGCTGCCATTTCCACGCTTTTCGGCCTGGCGACATCTTTGGGGCTGGGCGTGAAGCAAGTCAATTCTGGCCTTCACCATCTTTTTAATTTGCCACAAACGGTGACGGTTCAAATCATTTTAATTGCGGCAATTACCTTCCTTGCCACGCTTTCCGTTGTGCTTGGCATCGACAAAGGCATTCGACGCTTAAGCGAACTGAACCTCGTGCTGGCCACGCTGATGCTAATTTTTCTTCTGGCCATTGGGCCGACCATTTATCTGCTCGATGCGTTCATTCAAAATTACGGAATGTACCTTTCCAATCTGATTTCAATGGGGTTTTGGACGGAAGCTTATACGCAATCGCATTGGCAAGACGACTGGACGATTTTTTATTGGGCTTGGTGGATTTCATGGGCGCCGTTTGTTGGGATGTTCATCGCGCGGGTTTCTTACGGGCGCACGATCCGCGAATTCATGCTCGGCGTACTTTTCGTGCCGACGACGCTTACCTTTCTTTGGCTAACGGTCTTCGGCAATACGGCGCTTTATACAGAGATGTTTGGTGCGGGCGGAATTGTGGAAGCTGTTCGAGAAAACATTGCGGTAGCGTTGTTTGTGCTTTTGGAAAAATACCCACTGACTTCGATTAGTTCATTTCTCGGTGTCATTGTAGTGATCGTTTTTTTTGTGACGTCGTCGGATTCGGCTTCACTTGTGGTCGACATTATCACGGCTGGCGGCCATCCCGATCCGCCCATTCCGCAGCGGATTTTTTGGGCAACCATGGAAGGCCTGGTGGCGGCAGTGCTGTTGCTCGGCGGCGGCCTCAAAGCGCTACAAACGGCCACCATCACAACCGGCCTACCCTTTGCCGTCGTCATTCTCTTAATGGCATATAGCCTCTACAAAGGGTTAAATCGCGACTATCAAAAACAATTAAACAACAACGAGGCAAGCGAGGACGATGTGCCGGAAAAAATCACTTCGTTTTCAGAGGTGAATTGA